CCACTTGGGCCATCATTTCGAATCACCCAGTCGAGGTTGATCGGGTGCTGCGCGTCAAAGTGCTGAAACTTGAGCGCCGTACGGTCACGATTACGTCCAGGATCCGAGTTGCCGAACCCGTTCATATGCCAAGGGATTTCCTCCCCTTGGTCACGCAATCGATTAACGAGCAGGCGTGCAGGATTCACCACAGATAGGTCATCCTCTACATACAGCCGCGCGAAGGACATCTCGTTCACATCTATGTTGAGGCGTCCGCTGATTTTCACCATCTGCCCCTGAAGCCGCTGCCTCAATGAGCGGTCGGACTGCCCCACATAGACAATCGCGCCTTCATTTCGCGCCTGACGTCGATACAGCTGATAGATCCCGGGGGAGTCATCGAGGGTGGCCAGGTTCTCCAGCGTGAGATCAACTGGATCCTGCTTTTCCATGAGCCGAATCAACAACTCTTCGGCTTCCGGGGTGATCAGCCTGACCGTGAGATCGCCAGCGCGCTCCGCCGTGTGCCCAGGGGGACGAAACGCCGTGTTTCGGGTGAAGGTGTACAGGTCGACAGTGTCCGTACCACGTCGATTCGGCTCCGGAAGGCCCCGCGATTGAATCAGCAGTCGAAGTTCGCGGTAGATGTCGCCCAACGTAAGTGCCGAAGGGCCGTCGTGAATCCCCTCGCGCACAACGTCCAGGAACGCACGGGTGAACGAGGTTGGAACGGTGATCTGCTCAGCCAGCGGTACGACGTGCGCGGCAGCGTCTGCAGCAGTCAACGTGTAAGCGCCGCTCACGGCGGTGACATCCGCAAAGTGGCTGTCACCGCCGGCCGACAACCCCTGGATGACGCGACCGGAATAGCAGCAGTCCAGAATGACGATTTTTACTTGCGCTGGGCTCCCCATCACAATATGCCGGACTTTAGAATACTCCAGACCGGTCAGATCCGGATCACGCAAATCCGTACCCTGGACTGCAAGACAAACATCGCCTAGATCGGAGATTACGCCGTGCCCCACGAAGTAGACCAATAGCGTATCGCTGGTCTGCTCGGCGATCCGGCGAAGTTT
This DNA window, taken from Streptomyces sp. TN58, encodes the following:
- a CDS encoding caspase family protein — translated: METEDISHGESHAVLIGVSSYRDTAFPEVPAALNSVRGMFDVLTDPELCGWSEDRVTIIENPENAAMLAQKLRRIAEQTSDTLLVYFVGHGVISDLGDVCLAVQGTDLRDPDLTGLEYSKVRHIVMGSPAQVKIVILDCCYSGRVIQGLSAGGDSHFADVTAVSGAYTLTAADAAAHVVPLAEQITVPTSFTRAFLDVVREGIHDGPSALTLGDIYRELRLLIQSRGLPEPNRRGTDTVDLYTFTRNTAFRPPGHTAERAGDLTVRLITPEAEELLIRLMEKQDPVDLTLENLATLDDSPGIYQLYRRQARNEGAIVYVGQSDRSLRQRLQGQMVKISGRLNIDVNEMSFARLYVEDDLSVVNPARLLVNRLRDQGEEIPWHMNGFGNSDPGRNRDRTALKFQHFDAQHPINLDWVIRNDGPSGRMAVLEFATLVKGKLPYLFRFAYQGREIETVSVEVPEGAISADKAFRLLAAALGAEWQVSALSGYVVMYRERGVEYPSATRYYCGTRVWDSTPEFYGA